From one Thalassobaculum sp. OXR-137 genomic stretch:
- the coaD gene encoding pantetheine-phosphate adenylyltransferase: MTEHKTRVGVYPGTFDPITKGHIDIIRRASKTVDHLVVAVARNAGKGPLFSLDERVEMVRDEIDDILARNREDGFIGTIEVKPFGSLLMHFAETQGASVIIRGLRAVSDFEYEFQMAGMNARLNPRIETTFLMASDRHQFISSRFVKEIGRLGGEISEFVSARVAERVMNRFDGDPAKDSQAKQTGPFTG, encoded by the coding sequence ATGACCGAGCATAAGACTCGTGTGGGGGTTTATCCCGGCACGTTCGACCCGATCACCAAGGGTCATATCGACATCATCCGCCGGGCCAGCAAGACGGTCGACCATCTGGTGGTTGCCGTCGCGCGCAACGCCGGCAAGGGCCCGCTGTTCAGCCTGGACGAGCGGGTGGAGATGGTGCGCGACGAGATCGACGACATCCTGGCCCGCAACCGCGAGGACGGGTTCATCGGCACCATCGAGGTGAAGCCCTTCGGCTCGCTGCTGATGCACTTCGCCGAGACCCAGGGGGCGAGCGTCATCATCCGCGGGCTGCGGGCGGTGTCCGACTTCGAGTACGAGTTCCAGATGGCCGGCATGAACGCCCGTCTGAACCCACGGATCGAGACGACCTTCCTGATGGCCTCGGACCGCCACCAGTTCATCTCCTCGCGTTTCGTGAAGGAGATCGGCCGGCTCGGCGGGGAGATCAGCGAGTTCGTCTCGGCCCGGGTGGCGGAGCGGGTGATGAACCGGTTCGACGGCGATCCGGCCAAGGACAGCCAGGCGAAGCAGACCGGACCCTTTACCGGGTAA
- a CDS encoding DUF4286 family protein — protein MTDAVMAVWGDTAPEGDAEFSEWYHREHIPERVGMPGWRNGRRYRKIGRGKHRYLAVYDVDRMACFDDPAYRHALDHPTEWTTRMMPNFRNFVRATSRVRFSSGEALGSVIATVRYDPGTGDPEEIARWLAGTALHDLRTSEGITRVQHWQADMDRSLAKTAEQAIRTSRDGKAPFTAVVEGTERAFVEAALVEAGIIEGLADRGARKVESGLYSMLFALHR, from the coding sequence ATGACCGATGCGGTGATGGCGGTCTGGGGCGACACCGCGCCCGAGGGCGACGCCGAGTTCAGCGAGTGGTACCACCGCGAGCACATCCCCGAGCGGGTCGGCATGCCCGGCTGGCGCAACGGCCGGCGCTACCGCAAGATCGGCCGCGGCAAGCACCGCTATCTGGCGGTCTACGACGTCGACCGCATGGCCTGTTTCGACGACCCGGCCTATCGCCACGCGCTCGACCATCCGACCGAGTGGACCACCCGGATGATGCCGAATTTCCGCAACTTCGTGCGGGCCACCAGCCGGGTGCGGTTCTCCAGCGGCGAGGCGCTGGGATCGGTGATCGCGACGGTGCGCTACGATCCGGGTACCGGCGACCCCGAGGAGATCGCCCGCTGGCTCGCCGGCACCGCCCTGCACGACCTGCGCACCAGCGAGGGCATCACCCGGGTGCAGCACTGGCAGGCCGATATGGATCGATCCCTTGCGAAGACCGCCGAGCAGGCGATCCGCACCAGCCGCGACGGCAAGGCGCCGTTCACCGCGGTGGTGGAGGGAACCGAGCGCGCGTTCGTCGAGGCGGCGCTGGTGGAAGCGGGCATCATCGAAGGCCTCGCCGACCGCGGCGCCCGCAAGGTCGAGAGCGGGCTGTACAGCATGCTGTTCGCGCTGCATCGCTGA
- a CDS encoding class I SAM-dependent methyltransferase: protein MDRFRDANRAKWDELVQPHLTSGFYSVDALRAGNRRLDPIVEEELGPVAGLCVLHLQCHFGLDTLTLAQRGATVTGLDFSGEAIRAARALAQETGLSATFVEGDLYAAPELIPERFDLVFVSWGTICWLPDLAGWARIAADFLKPGGRLYFADCHPLAYVWDEGQGACEAAAGRFKTKYRYFHDPAPTELDDPDDYGSAHKTVNTRTYEWAHPVSELVTSVAAAGLAFEFLHEHPTITWALLPSLVERADGLHAWPEGTDPLLPLSLSFSARKPDGLYSN from the coding sequence CCATCTGACCTCCGGCTTCTATTCGGTGGATGCCCTGCGCGCGGGCAACCGCCGGCTCGACCCGATCGTGGAGGAGGAGCTCGGCCCGGTGGCCGGGCTCTGCGTCCTGCACCTTCAATGCCATTTCGGGCTAGACACCCTGACCCTGGCGCAGCGCGGGGCGACGGTCACGGGGCTCGATTTTTCCGGCGAGGCGATCCGCGCGGCCCGCGCCCTGGCGCAGGAGACCGGCCTCTCCGCCACCTTCGTGGAGGGCGACCTCTACGCCGCGCCCGAGTTGATCCCCGAGCGTTTCGATCTGGTCTTCGTGAGCTGGGGGACGATCTGCTGGCTGCCGGACCTCGCGGGCTGGGCCCGGATCGCCGCCGATTTCCTGAAACCCGGCGGTCGCCTGTATTTCGCCGATTGCCACCCCCTGGCCTATGTCTGGGACGAGGGGCAGGGCGCCTGCGAGGCGGCGGCCGGGCGGTTCAAGACCAAGTATCGGTATTTTCACGACCCCGCGCCCACCGAACTGGACGACCCGGACGATTACGGGAGCGCTCACAAGACCGTGAACACGCGGACCTACGAATGGGCCCATCCGGTGTCGGAACTCGTCACATCAGTAGCCGCGGCCGGACTCGCTTTCGAGTTCCTGCACGAGCATCCGACCATCACCTGGGCGCTGCTGCCCAGCCTGGTCGAGCGGGCCGACGGTCTTCATGCCTGGCCGGAGGGCACCGACCCGCTGCTTCCGCTCAGCCTGTCCTTCAGCGCACGGAAGCCGGACGGCCTCTATTCGAATTGA
- a CDS encoding sensor histidine kinase, translating to MDRKARTDGQASVAPRFGLLLPVIGLIAGLVGAVFAMAWLAADAQDRQAVDATRHTLRSIIDGNRRELGGWTSDYAYWNDFVEHVVLAPDAVWINDNVGLYAQQNLGVDITFVVDGSNEPYVVSVAEELTVDGRLLELPAELVALVRAARSDPGSPNMRPVAQETYVRYGDQIFMAAAAVAKWEDRAELPVRKGGPAVLIYLREINDDLLAAFAADYRIDGLRLLTEAGSVADVLDLTGLDGSTVARLTWRSPKPGTKFLHELIMPMAAILFVAMASLGWIVFRMRSVFAQFMEAHHALEDRTEALRMARDDADRANRAKTEFLAQMSHDLRTPLNAILGFSEVIALQTFGSDAAAAERYRDYARQIHTGGDHLRSLIDSILDVARLDSGRYEFQGKMVSMDEAVETCLVLLKGDLDAKSFSVSAPRSGLSVWADPNALEQILLNLVGNAAKYTPRGGSISIEVSRVADGVAVAIRDTGRGMTSSDTASAFELFTRGSAGGAATSEGAGLGLSIVKRLIDLHGGTVEIESTPGKGTLVTFVLPNRAVRSEAGRASMEPA from the coding sequence ATGGACCGTAAAGCGAGGACCGACGGGCAGGCGTCTGTGGCACCGCGCTTCGGGTTGCTGCTCCCTGTCATCGGTCTTATCGCCGGGCTCGTGGGCGCCGTCTTCGCGATGGCTTGGCTGGCCGCGGATGCTCAGGACAGGCAGGCGGTGGACGCCACGCGGCATACCCTGCGCAGCATCATCGACGGGAACCGTCGCGAGCTTGGCGGCTGGACGTCGGACTACGCGTACTGGAACGACTTCGTCGAGCACGTCGTTCTCGCCCCGGACGCGGTCTGGATCAATGACAATGTCGGGCTCTACGCACAGCAGAATCTGGGCGTGGACATCACCTTCGTGGTCGACGGATCGAACGAACCGTATGTGGTCTCCGTCGCCGAGGAGTTGACGGTCGACGGCCGTCTGCTGGAACTGCCGGCCGAACTCGTCGCCCTGGTCCGCGCCGCCAGAAGCGATCCCGGGTCTCCAAATATGCGCCCGGTGGCCCAGGAGACCTACGTCCGGTACGGCGACCAGATTTTCATGGCCGCCGCCGCCGTCGCGAAATGGGAGGACAGGGCCGAGCTTCCCGTACGCAAGGGTGGGCCCGCGGTCCTGATCTACCTGCGGGAGATCAATGACGATCTGCTCGCCGCATTCGCCGCCGATTACAGGATCGACGGCCTCCGCCTGCTGACCGAGGCCGGTTCGGTGGCCGACGTCCTCGATCTTACCGGTCTCGACGGCAGCACCGTGGCCCGGCTCACCTGGCGGAGCCCGAAGCCGGGCACCAAGTTCCTGCACGAACTCATCATGCCCATGGCGGCGATCCTGTTCGTGGCGATGGCGTCGCTGGGCTGGATCGTGTTTCGCATGCGCTCCGTCTTCGCCCAGTTCATGGAAGCCCACCACGCGCTGGAAGACCGGACAGAGGCCTTGCGCATGGCCCGGGACGACGCCGACCGGGCCAACAGGGCGAAGACCGAGTTCCTGGCGCAGATGAGCCACGACCTGCGCACCCCGCTGAATGCCATCCTCGGCTTTTCCGAGGTGATCGCCCTGCAGACTTTTGGCTCCGACGCGGCAGCGGCCGAGCGCTATCGCGATTACGCCCGTCAAATCCACACCGGGGGCGATCACCTGCGGTCGTTGATCGACAGCATCCTGGACGTGGCGCGTCTGGATTCCGGCCGCTACGAATTCCAGGGCAAAATGGTCTCGATGGACGAGGCGGTCGAGACCTGTCTGGTGCTGCTGAAGGGGGATCTGGACGCCAAATCCTTCTCGGTCTCTGCACCGCGCAGCGGGCTGAGCGTCTGGGCCGACCCGAACGCGCTGGAGCAGATCCTGCTCAATCTGGTTGGCAACGCCGCCAAGTACACCCCGAGGGGCGGCTCGATCTCGATCGAGGTATCGCGGGTGGCGGACGGTGTGGCGGTGGCGATACGAGACACCGGCCGCGGCATGACGTCCAGCGATACCGCATCGGCCTTCGAGCTGTTCACCCGCGGGTCGGCCGGCGGGGCCGCGACCTCCGAGGGCGCCGGCCTCGGCCTGAGCATCGTCAAACGCCTGATCGATCTGCATGGCGGCACCGTGGAGATCGAATCGACCCCCGGCAAGGGCACCCTGGTCACCTTCGTGCTTCCGAACAGGGCCGTCCGCTCGGAGGCCGGCCGGGCGAGCATGGAACCCGCATAA
- a CDS encoding N-acetyltransferase produces the protein MEITVGFAGREEALIDLFAATFSDSEGPEEGALVGDLTRDLLAHTPTTDIDVFCAEDDGAVIGAAVFTPLSFADDPRSVVLLSPMAVTGRRQRRGVGQGLINHALEALRARGVDVAITYGDPAYYARVGFQQITEQQARPPLPLSHPHGWLGRPLSQWDFPNLRGSSTCVSALNRPEIW, from the coding sequence ATGGAAATCACGGTCGGATTTGCAGGACGCGAAGAAGCCCTCATAGACCTGTTCGCTGCGACATTCTCCGACTCCGAAGGGCCGGAGGAAGGCGCCCTCGTCGGCGATCTCACCCGAGATCTGCTCGCACATACGCCGACGACGGATATCGACGTGTTCTGCGCGGAAGACGACGGTGCCGTGATCGGGGCAGCCGTCTTCACGCCTCTGAGCTTCGCAGACGATCCGCGAAGCGTGGTTCTGCTTTCTCCAATGGCGGTGACGGGCCGGCGTCAGCGCCGGGGCGTTGGGCAGGGCCTGATCAACCACGCCTTGGAGGCTCTGCGCGCCCGGGGGGTCGATGTCGCGATCACATATGGCGATCCGGCCTACTATGCCCGCGTCGGCTTCCAGCAAATCACCGAACAGCAGGCTCGGCCGCCGCTGCCGCTCAGTCATCCGCACGGATGGCTTGGACGCCCCCTCAGTCAGTGGGATTTCCCCAATCTTCGAGGGTCGTCCACCTGTGTATCGGCGCTTAACCGCCCGGAAATTTGGTGA
- the gyrA gene encoding DNA gyrase subunit A, with protein MSDSTPGPHDIAPVSIEDEMRRSYLDYAMSVIVARALPDVRDGLKPVHRRILYAMKVGGYDWSRPYRKSANIVGAVMGQYHPHGDSAIYDAMVRMAQEFSMRLPLVDGQGNFGSMDGDPAAAMRYTEARLAKAAEGLLRDIDKETVNFVPNYDETTEEPAVLPAEFPNLLVNGAGGIAVGMATNIPPHNLGEVIDACLAMVDNPGITVDELMRFVPGPDFPTGGLILGRAGIRDAYHTGRGSVVMRGRAVIEEIRKDRMAIVVSEIPYQVNKARMIERIGEIVREKVVEGIADLRDESDRDGVRVVVELKRDAVPEVVLNQLYRFTPLQTSFGVNMLALNGGRPEQMNLRDVIYAFVQFREEVITRRTRFLLKKARERAHILAGLMVAITNLDPVIELIRASSDAAQARERLCARAWPAGDVAPFISLIDDPGHKVQDDGTYTLSEIQARAILELRLQRLTGMERGKLIEEAEEIAAKIKDFLEILTSRPRLLDVMRGEFLQSKESWANPRRTEIEENEFEHDIEDLIPREDMVVTVSHAGYIKRVPLTTYRAQKRGGKGRSGMATREEDVVSRLFVANSHAPILFFTSRGQVYQLKTYRLPEGTPQSRGRPMVNLLPLEEGEWIQTVMPMPADEESWKQLHVMFATEAGTVRRNALSDFTNINKAGKRAMRLDGDDRLIGVMPCTDADDVFLATRDGKAIRFHVTDVRVFQGRDSLGVRGIRLLGEDKVVSMSILRRFDIDGAAGGEADATDEIRRKHILTVTTKGFGKRTLIDNYRLTNRGGQGIANVDLTDKNGLVAGSFSVAETDQIMAVTDKGQVIRCPIGDVRETSRQAQGVYVFRVADEENVVSVSLVGESSEEDVAEDETAETGVDQEIAAGETGESGDDAPSGDADEGGEAPQ; from the coding sequence TTGTCTGACTCAACGCCCGGTCCGCACGACATCGCGCCTGTCTCCATCGAAGACGAAATGCGCCGCTCGTACCTCGATTACGCCATGAGCGTAATCGTGGCCCGGGCGCTGCCCGACGTCCGCGATGGCCTGAAGCCGGTGCACCGTCGCATCCTCTACGCCATGAAGGTGGGCGGCTACGACTGGAGCCGTCCGTACCGCAAGTCGGCCAACATCGTCGGCGCGGTCATGGGCCAGTATCACCCGCACGGCGACAGCGCGATCTACGACGCCATGGTCCGCATGGCGCAGGAATTCTCCATGCGCCTGCCCCTGGTCGACGGCCAGGGTAACTTCGGCTCCATGGACGGCGATCCGGCGGCGGCCATGCGCTACACCGAGGCCCGCCTCGCCAAGGCGGCCGAGGGCCTGCTGCGCGACATCGACAAGGAAACCGTCAACTTCGTCCCGAACTACGACGAGACGACGGAAGAGCCTGCGGTCCTGCCGGCGGAGTTCCCGAACCTGCTGGTGAACGGGGCCGGCGGTATCGCCGTCGGCATGGCGACCAACATCCCGCCGCATAACCTGGGCGAGGTGATCGACGCCTGTCTGGCGATGGTCGACAATCCAGGCATCACCGTGGACGAGCTGATGCGCTTCGTCCCGGGTCCGGATTTCCCGACCGGCGGCCTGATCCTCGGCCGCGCCGGCATCCGCGACGCCTACCACACCGGCCGCGGCTCGGTGGTGATGCGCGGCCGCGCGGTGATCGAGGAGATTCGCAAGGACCGGATGGCGATCGTCGTCTCCGAGATCCCGTATCAGGTCAACAAGGCCCGCATGATCGAGCGCATCGGCGAGATCGTGCGCGAGAAGGTGGTCGAGGGGATCGCCGACCTGCGCGACGAGAGCGACCGCGACGGCGTGCGCGTCGTCGTCGAGCTGAAGCGCGACGCGGTGCCCGAGGTGGTGCTGAACCAGCTCTATCGCTTCACCCCGCTGCAGACGAGCTTCGGCGTGAACATGCTGGCGCTGAACGGCGGCCGTCCCGAGCAGATGAACCTGCGGGACGTGATCTACGCCTTCGTGCAGTTCCGCGAGGAGGTGATCACCCGGCGCACCCGCTTCCTGCTGAAGAAGGCGCGCGAGCGGGCGCATATCCTGGCAGGCCTGATGGTCGCCATCACCAATCTGGATCCGGTGATCGAGCTGATCCGGGCGTCCTCCGACGCAGCACAGGCGCGCGAGCGGCTTTGCGCCCGGGCCTGGCCGGCCGGCGACGTGGCCCCCTTCATCTCTCTGATCGACGATCCGGGACACAAGGTGCAGGACGACGGCACCTATACCCTGTCGGAGATCCAGGCCCGAGCCATCCTGGAGCTGCGCCTGCAGCGCCTGACCGGGATGGAACGCGGCAAGCTGATCGAGGAGGCGGAGGAGATCGCCGCCAAGATCAAGGACTTCCTGGAGATCCTGACCTCCCGCCCGCGTCTTCTGGACGTGATGCGCGGCGAGTTCCTGCAGTCGAAGGAATCCTGGGCGAACCCGCGCCGGACCGAGATCGAAGAGAACGAGTTCGAGCACGACATCGAGGACCTGATCCCGCGCGAGGACATGGTCGTCACGGTCAGCCATGCGGGCTACATCAAGCGGGTGCCGCTGACCACCTACCGGGCGCAGAAGCGCGGCGGCAAGGGCCGTTCGGGCATGGCCACCCGCGAGGAGGACGTGGTGAGCCGGCTGTTCGTGGCCAATTCCCACGCGCCGATCCTGTTCTTCACCTCTCGCGGCCAAGTCTACCAGCTCAAGACCTACCGCCTGCCGGAAGGCACGCCGCAGTCCCGCGGCCGGCCGATGGTCAATCTTCTGCCGCTCGAAGAGGGCGAGTGGATCCAGACCGTCATGCCGATGCCGGCGGACGAGGAAAGCTGGAAGCAGCTCCACGTCATGTTCGCCACCGAGGCGGGCACGGTGCGGCGCAATGCGCTCAGCGACTTCACCAACATCAACAAGGCCGGCAAGCGCGCCATGCGGCTGGACGGGGACGACCGTCTGATCGGCGTAATGCCTTGCACCGATGCCGACGATGTGTTCCTGGCGACCCGCGACGGCAAGGCGATCCGCTTCCACGTCACCGACGTGCGCGTGTTCCAGGGCCGCGATTCCCTGGGTGTGCGCGGCATCCGTCTGCTCGGCGAGGACAAGGTCGTCTCCATGTCGATCCTGCGCCGCTTCGACATCGACGGGGCGGCCGGCGGCGAGGCCGATGCGACGGACGAGATCCGCCGCAAGCACATCCTCACCGTCACCACCAAGGGCTTCGGCAAGCGCACCCTGATCGACAACTACCGCCTGACCAACCGGGGCGGGCAGGGGATCGCCAACGTCGACCTGACCGACAAGAACGGCCTGGTCGCCGGCTCCTTCTCGGTGGCGGAGACGGATCAGATCATGGCCGTGACCGACAAGGGCCAGGTCATCCGCTGCCCGATCGGCGATGTGCGCGAGACCTCGCGCCAGGCCCAGGGCGTCTACGTCTTCCGGGTGGCCGACGAGGAGAATGTCGTGTCCGTCTCGCTGGTCGGTGAGAGCAGCGAGGAGGATGTGGCCGAGGACGAGACGGCCGAGACCGGCGTCGATCAGGAGATCGCGGCCGGCGAGACGGGGGAGAGCGGGGACGACGCTCCCTCGGGCGATGCGGACGAAGGGGGAGAGGCGCCGCAATGA
- a CDS encoding DUF502 domain-containing protein — MAPNTKVSMFSRLRTYFFAGVLVTAPIGITLYLAWLIIDFIDNRVTPLIPARYNPETYLPFGIPGLGVIVAIVVLTIIGAFTAGLVGRWLVSLSERLMARMPVIRNVHSALKQILETVLAQQSKAFRQVVMIEYPRRGIWALGFLTGDTVGEVQNLTSDDVVNVFLPTTPNPTSGFLLFVPREDCHVLTMTVEEGIKMVVSGGIVTPPDRRPKDARDVPVIPAASPDHPEGPTRRIDAA, encoded by the coding sequence ATGGCGCCGAATACCAAGGTCTCAATGTTTTCCCGGCTTCGGACCTACTTCTTCGCGGGCGTGCTGGTCACCGCGCCCATTGGCATAACCCTCTATCTTGCGTGGCTGATCATCGATTTTATCGATAATCGGGTCACGCCGCTGATACCGGCCCGCTACAACCCGGAGACCTATCTGCCGTTCGGCATCCCGGGTCTCGGTGTGATCGTCGCCATTGTCGTGCTGACGATCATCGGCGCCTTCACCGCCGGGCTGGTCGGCCGCTGGCTGGTGAGCCTGTCCGAGCGGCTGATGGCCCGCATGCCGGTCATCCGCAACGTGCACAGCGCGCTGAAGCAGATCCTTGAGACGGTGCTGGCGCAGCAGTCCAAGGCGTTCCGCCAGGTGGTGATGATCGAATACCCCCGCCGGGGGATCTGGGCGCTGGGATTCCTGACGGGCGATACGGTGGGCGAGGTGCAGAATCTGACTTCCGACGACGTGGTCAACGTGTTCCTGCCGACCACGCCGAACCCGACCTCCGGCTTCCTGCTCTTCGTTCCGCGCGAGGACTGCCACGTTCTAACGATGACGGTGGAGGAGGGGATAAAGATGGTGGTCTCCGGCGGCATCGTGACGCCGCCCGATCGCCGGCCCAAGGACGCCCGCGATGTGCCTGTGATCCCCGCGGCCTCGCCGGATCATCCGGAGGGACCGACCCGGCGGATCGACGCGGCCTGA
- a CDS encoding HD domain-containing phosphohydrolase, producing MAIATDSDESASPRILDTLKGPAAAVSAAYVAVATLYILFSDLIVSLISSDPEVLIELQMTKGFAFVAVTGVSLFLVWTSLEKRERHERLRHENTRKRLGDLSNALPNPLLILDTDGRLVEWNAANEAVLGYSHSNLSGMTVDALAHPDDLAAAKAAIGRVKDTARPTNADVRLVTADGRTLSYRWHGAPLLDANGAVSEIAVVGIDMTDLKDAQERLRGALQGVKHVLKQTVDAIAMAVEKRDPYTAGHERRVAVLSLEIAHEMGLSNDACEGLEYSALLHDVGKLAVPTDILTRPGRLTASEFDVVKSHAEHGYEILREIDFPWPVADIIRQHHERLDGSGYPQGLKADEICREARIIGVADVVEAMWSHRPYRAGLGIDAALDELRAGSGTRYDPDVVRACETVIARGFAFAPAVA from the coding sequence ATGGCGATTGCGACCGACTCCGACGAGTCCGCTTCCCCCCGCATTCTTGACACCCTCAAAGGCCCCGCAGCCGCGGTCTCGGCTGCCTATGTTGCGGTCGCAACGCTCTATATCCTCTTTTCCGACCTGATCGTCTCTTTGATATCGAGCGATCCCGAGGTCCTGATCGAACTCCAGATGACCAAGGGATTTGCCTTCGTCGCTGTCACGGGTGTGTCCCTCTTCTTGGTCTGGACGAGTCTCGAGAAGCGCGAGCGGCATGAGCGCCTGCGCCACGAGAATACCCGCAAGCGGCTGGGGGACCTGAGCAACGCGTTGCCCAATCCCCTGCTGATCCTCGATACCGACGGACGCCTGGTGGAGTGGAATGCCGCCAACGAAGCCGTGCTCGGCTATTCCCATAGCAATCTGTCGGGGATGACGGTCGACGCCCTGGCGCATCCGGACGATCTGGCCGCCGCCAAGGCGGCGATCGGCCGGGTCAAGGACACGGCGCGCCCGACGAACGCCGATGTCAGGCTGGTCACCGCTGACGGCCGCACACTGTCCTACCGCTGGCATGGCGCGCCGCTGTTGGACGCCAACGGTGCGGTATCCGAGATCGCCGTTGTCGGGATCGACATGACCGACCTCAAGGATGCCCAGGAGCGGCTTCGCGGCGCGCTGCAAGGGGTCAAGCATGTGCTGAAGCAGACCGTGGATGCGATCGCCATGGCGGTGGAGAAACGCGATCCCTATACCGCCGGCCACGAGAGGCGGGTCGCGGTTCTCAGCCTTGAGATCGCGCACGAAATGGGGTTGTCGAACGATGCGTGCGAAGGGCTGGAATACAGCGCGTTGCTGCACGATGTGGGAAAGCTCGCGGTACCGACCGACATTCTGACCCGGCCGGGCCGTCTGACGGCCAGCGAGTTCGACGTGGTGAAGTCCCACGCCGAACACGGCTATGAGATCCTGAGGGAGATCGATTTTCCCTGGCCGGTGGCCGACATCATCCGTCAGCACCATGAGCGTCTGGACGGATCGGGTTACCCCCAGGGGCTCAAGGCGGACGAGATCTGCCGGGAAGCCCGTATCATCGGTGTCGCCGATGTGGTCGAGGCGATGTGGAGCCACCGGCCGTATCGCGCCGGCCTGGGTATCGATGCCGCCCTCGACGAGTTGCGCGCGGGCAGCGGCACCCGGTATGACCCCGACGTCGTACGGGCGTGCGAAACGGTTATCGCCCGGGGCTTCGCCTTCGCCCCCGCCGTGGCGTGA
- a CDS encoding aminotransferase class V-fold PLP-dependent enzyme has protein sequence MKTVPSAFGTDLRPLFCLEERSVHLNHGSYGATPRAVLEAQRDWRDRMEAEPSRFMEFEFRPALRAAAARLAPYVGTTGDSLAMVENPTQAVNAILRSLDLKPGDRILINDQTYGAVRNTVRFVCTMTGAEIAEWTLPFPAEAPEQAIAAFETALAESKPRLAIIDHVTSPTALALPVAPMTAAARDAGALVLVDGAHAPGMMGLDIEALGADWYTGTCHKWLFAAKGCAFLWAGPRVIDRLHPAVISHGYGGGFREEFDWVGTRDGSAQHSLPTALDFVDKFGIEAIRAHNHALAMAAGRRLAAAWGTEMGQPESMVGSMVMVRLPDGYGTSFDQARDLRLRLLNEDNIQVRVNPLGGGLYARVSSQIYNHIGEIDILADAVLAKRPNA, from the coding sequence ATGAAGACCGTTCCTTCCGCCTTCGGCACCGACCTCCGCCCGCTTTTCTGCCTCGAAGAGCGCTCCGTGCACCTCAACCACGGCTCCTACGGCGCCACGCCGCGGGCCGTGCTGGAGGCGCAGCGCGACTGGCGCGATCGGATGGAGGCGGAGCCCAGCCGATTCATGGAGTTCGAGTTCCGCCCGGCCCTGCGCGCCGCCGCCGCCAGGCTCGCTCCCTATGTCGGCACCACGGGCGACAGCCTCGCCATGGTCGAGAACCCGACACAGGCGGTGAACGCGATCCTGCGCTCCCTCGACCTGAAGCCGGGCGACCGGATCCTGATCAACGACCAGACCTACGGCGCGGTCCGCAACACCGTCCGCTTCGTGTGCACGATGACCGGGGCGGAGATCGCCGAATGGACCCTGCCCTTTCCGGCCGAGGCGCCGGAACAGGCCATCGCCGCCTTCGAGACCGCCCTCGCCGAGAGCAAGCCGCGTCTGGCGATCATCGACCATGTCACCTCGCCGACGGCCCTCGCCCTCCCGGTGGCGCCGATGACCGCCGCCGCCCGGGATGCCGGCGCGCTGGTGCTGGTCGACGGCGCCCATGCGCCGGGCATGATGGGGCTCGACATCGAGGCGCTCGGGGCCGACTGGTACACCGGCACCTGCCACAAATGGCTCTTCGCGGCCAAGGGCTGCGCCTTCCTATGGGCCGGGCCGCGGGTGATCGACAGGCTGCACCCGGCGGTGATCAGCCACGGCTATGGCGGCGGATTCCGCGAGGAGTTCGACTGGGTGGGCACCCGCGACGGGTCGGCCCAGCATTCCCTGCCGACGGCGCTGGATTTCGTCGACAAGTTCGGCATCGAGGCGATCCGCGCCCACAACCATGCCCTGGCCATGGCCGCCGGCCGCCGCCTGGCGGCCGCCTGGGGCACGGAGATGGGACAGCCGGAGAGCATGGTGGGCTCGATGGTGATGGTCCGGCTGCCCGACGGCTACGGCACCAGCTTCGACCAGGCCCGCGACCTCCGGCTGCGGCTGTTGAACGAGGACAACATCCAGGTCCGCGTGAACCCACTGGGCGGCGGTCTGTACGCCCGGGTCTCCAGCCAGATCTACAACCATATCGGCGAGATCGACATCCTGGCCGACGCGGTTCTGGCCAAGCGGCCGAATGCCTAG